From the genome of Oryza glaberrima chromosome 1, OglaRS2, whole genome shotgun sequence:
cccgccaatggcccaccgccaccaccaccacccagtctctgcgaaggggcggcgcgggcggcggaggagcggcggggcAGAGGGGCGGTGGGGTCAGAGGAGCGGCAGAGACCCCAAGCGGCGGGGACGGCAGCGACCTCACTACCAGATCTGCTGCCTCTCCACCTCTACTCCGGCGATCTCCACCTCCAAATCCGGTATGCACCTCCTCTCTCCCACGGTATGCAGTCCATATGGTGGCGCGAAGTCGGCAGTTGAGGATGGCATGAGGAGAGAGAACCGCTATTTTTTGCTTGTAAAAGGCTCGGTTTGGAGGACCTATAAAAATGGCGTGTGTGATGGAGATTCTGCTGGAGTGCAATTTTTTACCTCCATACACCAAACACAGTATCGATGTCCGGATAGAGGAGCCACTGGGATGCTCTTATCTGCACTGTCCCTTGGATGTTACAATAGCAATCTGGCAAGCAGGCAAACTGCACTGAAGCTGTCACTTCCCTTTGAGCCCGGTCCACGTGTTGGGACAAAGTCACCAACCACGAGAATTATGTACAGGAATGCAAAAGTGTCAATGCGCACTGACATCCCTGCGAATATTACAGGTATATACACTCGTGCAAACTTGAAACTTGGAACCTTGACTTGAGAGAGATCATGCCACAAATACGCACGAATAAAAACCGCCTATACATGGCTTGGATCTCCTGAAGAGGTTGGAGCTGACAGTCAACTGTCCTAAAAGGCTCGTCAAAGCTAGCTAGTACAGCTTTTCTCTTGCAGCTATAGCGAGAGCCGTCGCCCCAGCACGCCGTCGTCCTCCAAGACATGGTCGAACTCGAACACGTCGTCATCCATGGGACCCAAGAACTCGTCCAGCTCCAGCCCCATCCCCTCCGGCCACAACTCACCGTcgtcatccgccgccgccgccgtgtcctctGCGCCGCCATCCGCGGCCATCGCCGACAGCTCGTTGCCGTCGACGTCCTCGCACTTGACCactccctcgccggcggccgctctgCCGGCTGCAGGGCCCGGCGACGTCGgcttgtcgtcgtcgccggtagGGGCGGACTTGTGGCGGGTGGTGCCGGCGAGCGCGTTGAGCTGGGTCGGCACGGGGTGGCAGTGCTCGGCCATGTAGGTGACGACGAGCATCCCGGGCTTGGCCGGGCTGCGCTCCACCATCTTCCTGGCCATGCACCCCTTCATGCTGCTGCACTTGTAGTATCCCCTGTATCCATCACAACCACCCAACGAACCATCGTATCGCCAAGTTAGTTGAGCCGAGCGCACAGGTCATTAGGTCAACTGCAAAGTATACATGCTTACAGCCGATTGTACTGCTAAGTACAGGGAATTGCCTTGTACTACACCGGAAGTACATGTCACGTGGAACGTGACCAAAGCCATGATGTCCAATTGGAAACGCAAGGCATTGCATTCGATTGTTGTGGCCATAATCTCAAGATCTCAATGTGCAGCAGGTTATTTATATGCCATTAtgtaataaaaatatcaaatttatgTGCTCATTTCCTTAAATTTTAGGTTTCCCAACGCTATGATTATGGTGATATGCAGGAGTAGCTAGTGAGTAGTGACGCGTGGAAAGGGGACGGCAGGGTCAAAGAAAGTGTTGGTAATAATTAGTTACCGTGGATAAGGCGAGCCCTTGATGGGCTTTTGGCCGTACTTGCGCCACGCCCACAGGTCGGAGGagacgccgccgtccgccaccGGCACCTCGTACACCACCTTCTTCAGCTGGCTCTTCTTGCTGCTCCTCACACCATGGAAATCACAATAATCGATCACTTCGAAATAAGCTGAGAATTTTCTTGGAGCGATCAGGCTGCCAATGCGCTGGTACGTAAAACGGTTGCAAACTAGTAGTGTGTACTACCTTCTCTTAGGCCGCGGGGTGCGTATGCCCGGCTTCCGACCGGACGGCGACCGCGGCTGCGCACCGGAcgtggaggccgccgccgccgcggggaaaGAGATCATCACCTCGTGTCTGCCTTTGCCGTCATCCTCCCCTCGCGCCCGCGCCACCGctcgggacgacgacgacgaagacgacgacccgGGCAGCAAGAACGGCTTATGATCCAAATCCAGGTACTCGAGGTCGTacagcgccgacgccgacgcccgcGCCATCTGATCCGGACCATCCggtgcgcgcgcgggcggcgccaccaccaccggagcCCCGCCCGCTCCCGGCGCCGCggggacgccgacgccgacgcgagGAGGCTCCGATTGCGGGAAGCTGCAGCTCCGCACGACGGCCTGCAGGTCCCAGTCGTTGAAGTGCtccatggcgacgacgacgacggcgcgcagcagcagcgggccGCGCATGAACGCCGACGTCGGCAAGCTCTCGCGTTGTGGGGGGAGAGGCGAGAGTTTGACGAGGTGAGCTAGCAGCTAAAAGGACGCGTGCTGCTGCGAGCTCGCGCCGGAGGCGGGGGGTTGACTTTTGGCCGGGCCGCGCCATATATACACGCGTATCCCTGTACATAGACGCGTATTCCGAGAGGATTCAGAAGTgtcactagctagctactagtacCACTGGCTTAGCTAGCGACTAGCGGGAGTAGAGTCAAACGCCACGCTACTAGTGGTGGGCACGGCGGGAGCAAGCGATTAGGAAAAAAGAGATATGCCGATAATTGGCGATAAACAAGTCGTAATTGGTGATAAACTAGTCGCCAAATGGGACAGCAGCTTGCTGGTGTTTGGAAAGGGATTCTTCTATCAGTTGTTGCTATGTACACTTGTCAAGAGGGACCCCATCGAtcgtcgtcgcctcgcctctTTTGCTTGCTAGGCTAGGGCGATAGGCTCCCGTATTGTTTTCTTTGACTTGTCCAAATGtcaaaagggagagagagagagagagaggagaaccaAAAGGGCTGGAATCTTCGAGCTCTCTCTCGCCTCTCGCGCCATAAAAGACGCGAGTGTGGGGGGAATTAAACTTTTACATTTGGCCCTTTTGTTTTAATACTACCGCCCCTATTATTGCCTGCACCTTGACTGCTAGAGCCATCAGGCGCCGGCTATTATTCCCTCCCGTGTCCATTGTCCTCCCCTTTTCATCTCACTGACTTTGTGCAAATGTCAAAGGGCAGAGAGAGCGACATCCCCCCCGTGGTACGATCGAGCACGTATATATGTTGTCAGCACGAGATCTTGGCCATATGCATCATATCTCCAGATGCCTCGTAGTTTATGGCGTGGGGCCGCCGAGCCCCGGCCAACCGGCGCCCCGGTACGTGCCAAAGCGACGGTGGAGTGCGCCGCTTTTGGCCGCGAAAACGACACGACAGGATCGCAGCacccggccgcgcgcgcggccccTGCTGCTGACCTGCTTGCCGTTGCCGGGCGCCGGGCGCCGCGCGCGTGGTGGCTGCGGATCACGGATTCACGGGGGGGATTTCGATCGCTGCAGGAGCGATACGtgcgcgggcgcggcgcacgGGGAGTGCAATGCTAGCGATGTCTCGTGTACGTGGTGGTGCGGGCTTGGTGAGTGCGATTGATTTGGATAAGAGAGGACGTGGGTGTTTAGGTTTCGGTGAGCGATGACACGGAGCGCGCGGTTTGACGTTATCTCCGCTACCGGCTGGTCGGCCGGTCGCCACTACGTGCTACAGTGGTTAGGTTTGTGATTTggggtgctttttttttttctcgttgaTGGCCAACACGTGAATGTGTTTAAGTACTTTCACTGCCATCATCCtttactaatataaaaaaaatacccatGCATTGCCACGGAagaatgttattttaattttattattgttattatacgttttagttaagataaaatcTACTCTGAGAActtgtttggatatatatattttttagaaaattatgagctacaattaggagtccgGTCGTCTCATGTTAGCACgtgagttttttaaaaatatttcttatatgattccttctgtattttcaaaagcgaacgaacttagaaaccgactcaaacacatatttgtatttctaaaagcgaacaaacttaaaaactgactcatacacggacAATGTATCAAAGTACTggtaaaaacattttcaattttataacAGCAGAAAGTAGAGATAAGGTTGGAGTGGTACGTCGTCCTGCCGTTCTGCTCGTGCTTGTTTGTTAGGATTTTGCAATGCGCAGCTAAAGCTAAAGATTGACCagtactatctccgtttttaatatataacggtattactttttaataaatattttaccatttatattatttaaaaaaattatataaatataaaaaattatgacgtgtttaaaaattatttaacgataaattaagtcacaataaaataaatgactattgcattttttaaaaaaaaataagattaatTATCAAACATATCTAAAAAATCACGCATTAAAATAAGGAGGTTCACTACTCCGTAATAAGCAATATGGGTTATTTCGGATTGATGCCAAATGTGTCGGACCAATTCATTGGTAGTTTGGATAGTACTAGTGAATGTTTTGTATCAAAACCAAATTGTTGGCAATGCCTTTGAACAGTTTAGCATTATTCTAAAACTTTCTTCACTATATCATCAAATTTTGGCTTCACATTGGTAACAATCCAAATATATGTATCATAACTTTACCCTACCAAAAAAATTGGTAGTGttaaaccttactaaattttggcaccAAAGATTTAGCAAAGTAGAGAACCAAACATACCCTATAACATTAATACATGTTACTAATGAGTAAAAAGGGTCAACCTAGTCTCTGCCCCGCTTTAGCCAGAGGCACAGAGCATCAAAGGTGGCTAGTGTTTCAGGGTTGCTAATCCAGTCACCCTCCCCTGAGATTATAGAACAGAAATTCGTCTTAATAGGTTAGATCAGCATTGCATATTCTAACCTAATATCTatactttttgaaaaaagataGTGGTGACAGTAAATCTTTCACCCCACCTATTcccattatatatttttcaaagattaaatttcataaaaaCAAAGGTTTTGATATATAATTATCACAACAGGGAATcaaaatgaaaaatatgtagGGGATAAGCTAAAGTTCATAGGCATGGAATGGAAGGATCGAGTGAAAATTCGGGAGGATGTAAGAAATTTCTCAACATAAATATTAGACCACTGAGATAGATGTCAAAGTTAGCGCATATAAAACGAGAAGacattagcgtataattaattaagttttaattgttacaaacttaaaaaaatattttatattttaaatcaacttctatataaaaagatTTTGTAAAAgtgtaccgtttagcagtttgaaaaacatatatactaaCGGAAACCTAGGTAAAATCtgcatcttaaaaaaaagggggcACAATCTATTAGATTTAAAGTACTATTTCACAAGTATATTTCAGGTTTTTCACATAAACAAAACGAAATGCAATCTCACATGAATCAGGACAATTCCCACCCTGAAATATTTGCTTTATATCGCCACTCAAAGTGTGGGCTCTTGAGCCGACGGCTGTCAGCTGTCTCTTTGCAACGAAGCCGAAATATATACAGATACCTGAGCACCTAACGAGTAATCAATGACTAATGACTATCCTTGCAAGTTGGTCAGATCAATTAGATGCGGCCCTTGCAGGAGGGGAATAACGAACGGAGGAGCCATCCCTGTTGCCGGACGGCCTGAACCTCGTGGATTTTGGAGCGGAAGAAGCGCCCGATCGAGCTTGCCAAGGGTCCTCTCCTCCACTCCCTCCGCATGCCTTGCCCTGCTCGATCGGCCGTTGCTCGCGGCGACGAGTTCGCTTGTGAGATAGCAACTCGTATTCCTATtgcccatcatcatcatcatcatcatcatcatgtacCCCTCCCTCTTTTCAGGGAATCCACACGTCATTACCGTCATCATCTGGACTTAAGAAAAAGTTTCAGAAAGGTAATGAGAGGGTGCAGCGAATTGAACGGATGAATCTCTCCTGCTGCAAAACTGTTTTGCCGGCCATGTGCTGCTAGCTGCCTACCCTCGAAGCGAAAAGGAATCGGTCGTGTACACGCCACAccttttactctctctctctctctctctctctctctctctctctctctctaaatcTCATTATCTCGGCTAAAACAACCAACTAGGACTAGCAGTTAATAAGCATAAGACCGCGTAGTGTTTATTGTTAGTTTAGAGAACAAGTGTGGGTCTTAGAATTTGATAATTCGAGAATATAGCCGATGCCTGCCTTTCGAGGAGAATATATAGCTGATGTGTGACAGTGTGAGCACGCACGAATGCACGATCATGCCAGAAAACAATAAAAGAGAAACCCACTTGTATTTGTACCAGTACTCTTTTCACTTCCGTAGACCGGGCAATAGATCAAACCTAAAAACTCCGTCTTTATTCGATGAGCACTACTGCGTAGTACAGTATATGCATGGATCAACAGGCCTGTGATGCTGCCATGAAAAAACGGCAGCTCTTATCATTTGGTCGGGTTAGTGAACTTTCGCCGTTCTGCACTTGTGCCTGCTGCGTGCGTCCGTCTTCGGCTTGTCCTGGGCCAGTACACTGGGCCGTTTCTGGGCCTCCGTTTCGTCGAAACCTTGAAAACAACAGGTAGGCCaatattttggaataaattCACCTACCGGTCCTCAACTTTACACCGAGTTGGTTTTATCATCCATAATGCCCAATATCAGAAATTTTCACCCCCTAACTATATAAAGCCGTGTAATTTAAGTTCCGTAGAAGTATAGATGTCCAGTTTCGCTGATGTGATATcctagtcaaaaaaaaataaaaataaaatatgtgagacccacatgtaagtaaGAGAAAATGACGTGAGCCCCacatctattatttttttcgttctttctttcttctctcttctctccttgcTTCTTTTCTCAACCTGCGGTTGCCACAGCGGAggaggcctccgccgccgccacggaagaggagaaggagatcaCGGCAGCCGGCTGTGCTGGCGggaggagggaagaggaggCCAGCGAGCCGGTTGTCGCCGAGTCACAGCCGCACATGGATGGGAGCTCGATGCCGCCCCCTGCCGCcaccgcggaggaggaggaggataccACGATGGCCGGCTGTGCCGGCGGGAGGGGGGAAAAGGAGGTCGGCGAGCCGGTTGTCGCCGAGTCGCAGCCGCACGCGGACGGGAGCTCGACGCcggccccccgccgccgactaCGCGTCCGACGACTTACCTTCCTCCTCTGCTCCTGCGGCGCGGGGGCCTCGGAGGACACcgtggcggaggtggcggcatCGTGGTCGGGGGAAGCATGGGTGCGGCAACtacggcggcgggagagggggaagaggaggccggcgagccaGTGGCCGCCGAGTTGCAGCCGCACACGAGCGGGAACTCGGCGCCGCACCCAGCCGACGACGACACGTCCGACGGCTCCGAGAACATGGTAGCATGGGCGGTCACGGGGTGCGCTTCTCCGCAAGCTGGAACTACGGccgtctctcctccctctcccgccgccggcgcggctggccacctcttcccctctcccgccaGCTGCACCGaccacctccccctccctttCCCGCGTCGGCCACCCCTTCTCCCGCCGGCGTCAGGCTGCCTCCCACTCTCTCCCAGGCtggggaagaaaagagaagaaggatgacatgtggaccccacgcacttgttttattattatttttttgctgattatgatgccacgtcagtgaaaccacaCATATATACTGCTATAGAACCTTGAGTGCACGGTTTATGTGAGTTTAagggtacacatttctgattctgtggttaagggaccttgaAAAATCTCGCtattaagttgagggacctccagtGAACTTAATCCCAATATTTTCGTCGGCCTTGGCCCGTCGTAGTTTATTTTCATAGACCTAGACTACCGCATGGGCCTGAAACGAGGAAATCCCGAACGTTTTCGGCCCCTCTCAGGTTTGAGCTCTGGAATGCGTGCAATGCGCCAATGCCCATGCTCATACAGGATACACGCCCGGCGTGGCTGCTTGCAAAATTTTTAGCTAAATTGCTTCTCCTGTCACGTGTTCTCGTGTTTTCACGTACTCCTCCTGCGTCCCCTTGCCCAAACATGGTGGTACTAATCTATATGCTTTGCTTTCGGGGCTCGCTAATATTAAACGTCGGGGAGAGATATTAGCGTATCGTCTTGAAACTGAGGCAGAACGAAGAAAGCGTCGAGATTAGGGATACCCAGGCGTGTACGTACCGGGGGCGCTGATGAGCGACCagtcgcgcgcggcgcgcgatCAGTTGCCCCCTGTAGTATATACTAgagtatatatactattatatccTCTAGTCTATAATATTATATGTATACGCAAGTGTATATACTATCTATAtatacgtataaactttgtatatatacatgtatataaagtttgggTGCATATGAATAAAGAACTTTAAAAAATAcgtgtatataaattttatatatatgtatacaaactttgtatatgtgtatacaaaatTGATATACGTATGTAAAAAGcctaaaaaatacatatatacaaactttatatatgtgtatgcaaactttgtatacgtgtatacgtttgtatacatgcatataaagtttgtatacgtatatacaaaatttgtatatgtacatataaaaaaccgaaaaaactaaaaaacatatggaaagaaataaaacagaaaaaacaaacgtgcgtaacaaaaaaaaaaccgcacGGCAAAGATacagaaagaaaataaacagaaaaaacaaaaagaaagaaaaccgtccgaaaacaaaagaaagaaaaatcgttcggaaaaaataaaaaccgcGCCGCCATGCCAcctctccgcgcgcgacacGCGTCCAGTCGCGCGGGGGAGGTTGCGCGCGACTGGTCGCCGATTAGCGTTCTCGTGTACGTACGCCATATACCCGTCTCGCTTGCTGCGTTCAAACTCGAGCACAGCTGCTTTGCAGACCTACCTTGGTATTGTTTGAATCGGGAAACCAGGCCCACCTGTGAGTCTGTGACACGCACCACAGCCGCGGTGCATGGCTCCGGCGCTAGGGTTCAAGCAATTTTTGACCTTTTCGCGAGCAAAGCGCCACAAACATGGGCCGCAACGCTATCAGCCGCGTTGATTTGTTTAGTAGTCCTTGCTAATAAATAATCCCGCCCACTAAGAGTACGTACAATAGCAGGTTATAAgctaactataaatatattttaaaaagataaaaaaaagagaaagaaaagcagcaggctacagatatgtagccagctgcagcacggactctaaaatgtaatatatgtatgacaggtgaaaccagatattaataaacaactattatatgaattagctattacattggctatagataatttagagctAGCAGTGgtctatactattaaacttgctctaacccGCAAAACACTCGTGTTTTAATTAAACGTCTAAATCAGCCAGGGACGCTGTGCGGGGTGGGGCCCGCTTGACAGGGAGAGGGTCCTGCGTCGTGGGCCCCACGTCCGGCGCCTGGGCAGGACCGGCGGGTGGCCTGCGGGGGGAGCGCCGTCCGCGCCGGGCCGCTTTCGGTCGCGTTCGACGCGTCACCGGCCGAGCCCGGCGCGGAGGAGGGCCGCCACGTGCCGGTGAAAGGCGATCGCCTACCCGAGGGGGGCGCTATTCAAAACCGAAGTGGCCTGTGTGGCCCTCGCTCATTTTGCGGGAGTTTCTTGCCGTCGAGTCCTTGtgctttttgaaaattttcctggCGAGAAAGGTTTATCACGCCAGCTGTTTAAACTTTGAGGACAGAGATGATACTTCTCTTTTCCTGCAtgaaatactcccttcgtcccatactacaagagattttgacattttactttgtactatttgatcacttgtcttatttaaaaaatttgtgcaaatataaaaaatgaaaagttatgcttaaagtacattggataataaagtaagtcaaaaaaataataattctaaattttttaataagacgaatggtcaaacagtgcaagtaaaaagtcaaaatcccttatattacggGACTGAGGAAGTatttcctctgtcccaaaatgttGCTACCTAGGATAGAATTTGACCCATCCTAGAACAACGAATCTGGGCATAATGGGTCAAATCAAATCCTAGATAGCAACATTTTataacggaggaagtatttactTAGCGTGCAGTCGTGCGCCACTTATCACGGTATCACTTCATGTTCATTTCTTCGGGGGGAACCGTGACTGTACGTGCGGGCAGTAAATCTGGCATGATAATTTTCGTGGTAGTACTGCACTAATTAGCTCTAGCTTTAGGATTACTAAAGGTACTTGCTTTTAAGGTGCATGGcttttactccctctatttcacaatataagtcattctagtatttcttatattcatattgatgctaatgaatctagacacacatatatatatatatatatatatatatatatatatatatatatatatatatatatatatatatatatatatatatatatatatatatatatatatatatatatatattcattgatatcaatatgaatgtgcgaaatgctagaatgacttacattgtgaaacggaggaagtataagatAAACACAATTCAAGAGAAATCAAACATGTTCTCATCCGTTATAACATctctaagagcatcaccaacagtctatCTATTCCATTCCCAATCCTATTTTtttgagattttggttaaaaaaaactgGTCTAACAGATTCCCAAAAGAGCTCTGAATGTTTTGGAGTTCCCATCTCCAATTTTCTCGGGACGTGTATTTGAGGGAGAGAGAACGACTCCCAATCCACTCCTTTTGCGCGTTTCTCCCCTCCTTCTGcgtttctcctctccttcccgcgTTGGGGCGATCTCCTTCTACGCacgagaaaggaaaaaaaactagaatttcTGTTGATAGTTTAACAGAAGGGCCCACTTTTAGTTTTTGGGGATTAAATTTAGGCTATCTTTTGGAGGAAGAGGTTTTTTCACCACCTATTTTCAGCTTaggaaacccaaaaattaaTTTCTGGGGATAGATTATTGGTGAACTGTTGGTGATGCTATAACAACCTCTCTATTAGCCTCTCCAAACCAGTTTTTAGCCAttcgagcaaaaaaaaaaacgatgtgGCTTGAATTGCCAGCCAATATGCCTCACCAAACGATGGGCCCACATGCTATTCCTCCTCCCCACGAATGTCCCCCTCATCTCTTGTGCTCCAGCGTCGGCCATCAACCGCTGCTCACTCTCCACAGTGCCGGCCACTCGCCTCCCTCGACCGTTGCCTTTCCTTCTCGGCGTTGGCCATCAACCGCCTTCCTTTTTCCGGCGCCACAagctcctccgcgccgtcgACCTCTTCCATTGTGCCATTGAGTTCTTCTAGATTGGTGGCGGCAGCCATGAAGGCGACTTCCTCCTGTGCGGCGGCCCTCCTTACTCTTGCTGCTACACTTCGCCCCTCCCTGCCAC
Proteins encoded in this window:
- the LOC127770388 gene encoding WRKY transcription factor 22-like, whose product is MRGPLLLRAVVVVAMEHFNDWDLQAVVRSCSFPQSEPPRVGVGVPAAPGAGGAPVVVAPPARAPDGPDQMARASASALYDLEYLDLDHKPFLLPGSSSSSSSSRAVARARGEDDGKGRHEVMISFPAAAAASTSGAQPRSPSGRKPGIRTPRPKRSKKSQLKKVVYEVPVADGGVSSDLWAWRKYGQKPIKGSPYPRGYYKCSSMKGCMARKMVERSPAKPGMLVVTYMAEHCHPVPTQLNALAGTTRHKSAPTGDDDKPTSPGPAAGRAAAGEGVVKCEDVDGNELSAMAADGGAEDTAAAADDDGELWPEGMGLELDEFLGPMDDDVFEFDHVLEDDGVLGRRLSL